In Meiothermus ruber DSM 1279, the following proteins share a genomic window:
- a CDS encoding cytochrome-c peroxidase, with product MRRRPMVWVGLLLGVGLLGWYFWPRSVPPPSVVEQPPLHPSSPRILFAERSVPIPEDNPQTPAKVALGRKLFYDTRLSKDNTVACASCHRPEFAFSDGGKAVSTGIFGRKGTRNAPTLTNVGFRRHLFWEGRSPRLELQAVGPLTAHDEMGLEPEELAQRLQAIPEYAQAFQEVFGEPPSLRAVTYAIAAFERTLVSYNSPFDRYQAGDDQALSPAALRGMELFFSEKGDCFHCHVGPDFTDDEPRNTALYTVYKDIGLARATGKDEDVGKFKTPTLRNVALTAPYMHDGSIRTLREVVQHYNRGGEPNLNADALIRPLGLTDQEVDDLVAFLEALTDTSFTTNPALLPPGGKGSTP from the coding sequence ATGCGACGGCGGCCAATGGTCTGGGTGGGGCTCCTGCTGGGGGTGGGCCTGCTGGGCTGGTACTTCTGGCCCCGCTCCGTCCCTCCGCCCTCCGTGGTTGAGCAGCCCCCCCTGCACCCTTCCAGCCCCCGCATTCTTTTTGCCGAGCGGAGCGTGCCCATCCCCGAGGACAACCCCCAGACCCCGGCCAAGGTGGCCCTTGGGCGGAAACTGTTCTACGACACCCGCCTTTCCAAGGACAACACCGTTGCCTGTGCAAGCTGCCACAGGCCCGAGTTCGCCTTTAGCGATGGAGGTAAGGCGGTGAGCACCGGCATCTTTGGCCGCAAAGGCACCCGCAATGCTCCCACCCTGACCAACGTGGGCTTTCGTCGGCACCTGTTTTGGGAAGGGCGTTCTCCCCGGCTCGAGCTCCAGGCGGTGGGCCCCCTCACCGCCCACGACGAGATGGGCCTCGAGCCCGAGGAACTCGCCCAGCGGCTCCAGGCCATCCCCGAGTACGCCCAGGCTTTTCAGGAGGTCTTTGGCGAGCCCCCCAGCCTGAGGGCCGTCACCTATGCCATTGCAGCTTTCGAGCGCACCCTGGTTTCCTACAATAGCCCCTTCGATCGTTACCAGGCCGGCGACGACCAGGCCCTGAGCCCGGCAGCCCTGCGCGGGATGGAACTCTTCTTTAGCGAGAAGGGGGACTGTTTCCACTGCCATGTGGGCCCCGACTTCACCGACGACGAGCCCCGCAACACCGCCCTCTACACGGTCTACAAGGACATCGGGCTGGCCCGCGCCACCGGCAAGGACGAAGACGTGGGCAAGTTTAAAACCCCCACCCTGCGCAACGTTGCGCTCACCGCCCCCTACATGCACGACGGCTCCATCCGAACCCTGCGAGAGGTTGTCCAGCACTACAACCGCGGTGGTGAACCCAACCTCAATGCCGACGCCCTCATCCGGCCCCTGGGCCTCACCGACCAGGAAGTAGACGACCTGGTGGCCTTCCTGGAGGCCCTCACCGATACGAGTTTTACCACCAACCCGGCCTTGCTGCCGCCCGGCGGAAAGGGGAGCACCCCATGA
- a CDS encoding CopD family protein produces MPHEHDNTLSILRAILYLGVFMLLGGGVFSRYVGPEAARAQRWRLWYLISGGFLLAVGATLYGVYHVTWMLGDTSLLLSYLLETSQGNWLLLRLGLLVGLLFLSMGWFRLDRWLYPPLALGLLFTLTLTSHAAGGGLVQMFAGLLHLAFAAAWGGSVLALAVAWPGSRYDAILRAIQRLSTLGLGAVVLLSLMGLYLSWVRLGEVTHLWGTAYGQRLLLKLGLVGLVVGLAAVNRLWLLPRLREKRIKGLQTVSLEAALLLGVLLVSGFLATTEPPPPARQAVPRLINIAEAQGDRRYVGQLFSQGGLIHLYLDLRDAQGNLLERGPSLRIRAEREAMRLEDAGGPVYKAQYHFALLAQTPGAWQVTLELPHKTLEYTLEVAP; encoded by the coding sequence ATGCCCCACGAACACGACAACACCCTCTCGATTCTGCGGGCCATCCTCTACCTGGGGGTGTTTATGCTGCTGGGGGGTGGGGTGTTCAGCCGGTATGTGGGGCCGGAGGCGGCCAGGGCCCAGCGCTGGCGGCTGTGGTACCTGATCTCGGGTGGTTTCCTACTGGCCGTAGGTGCCACCCTTTATGGCGTGTACCATGTGACCTGGATGCTGGGCGATACCTCGCTTTTGCTCAGCTACCTGCTCGAGACCTCCCAGGGTAACTGGTTGCTGTTGCGGCTGGGGCTGCTGGTGGGCCTGCTGTTTTTGTCCATGGGCTGGTTTCGCTTGGATCGCTGGCTCTACCCCCCGCTGGCGCTGGGGCTTCTTTTTACCCTCACCCTCACCTCGCACGCCGCCGGGGGCGGGCTTGTGCAGATGTTTGCCGGGCTTTTGCACCTGGCATTTGCGGCGGCCTGGGGCGGGAGCGTGCTGGCGCTGGCCGTGGCCTGGCCAGGCAGCCGCTACGATGCCATTCTGCGGGCCATCCAGCGCCTTTCGACCCTGGGCCTGGGTGCGGTGGTGCTCCTGTCGCTGATGGGCCTGTACCTGTCCTGGGTTCGCCTGGGCGAGGTGACCCACCTGTGGGGCACCGCCTATGGCCAGCGCCTGCTCCTCAAGCTGGGGCTGGTGGGGCTGGTGGTGGGGCTGGCGGCGGTCAACCGGCTCTGGCTGCTGCCCCGGTTGCGGGAGAAGCGGATCAAGGGCTTGCAGACGGTGAGCCTCGAGGCCGCCCTGCTGCTGGGGGTGCTGCTGGTGAGTGGTTTTCTAGCCACCACCGAACCGCCCCCCCCAGCCCGCCAGGCCGTGCCCCGCCTCATCAACATCGCCGAGGCCCAGGGCGACCGGCGCTATGTCGGTCAGTTGTTCAGCCAGGGCGGTCTGATTCACCTCTACCTGGATCTGCGCGATGCCCAGGGCAACCTGCTGGAGCGTGGCCCCAGCCTGCGTATTCGTGCTGAGCGAGAAGCAATGCGCCTGGAGGATGCTGGAGGCCCGGTGTACAAAGCGCAGTATCACTTTGCCCTGTTGGCCCAAACCCCTGGTGCGTGGCAGGTTACCCTGGAGCTGCCGCACAAGACCCTCGAGTACACCCTCGAGGTAGCCCCCTGA
- a CDS encoding M16 family metallopeptidase — protein MKAIWSLLLALLTLGLAQGVPADWPDPFKMQFQRLQPTAIQPTRVQLSNGLTVLLIEDRSLPFVNGRIYLRAGSIYEPEDKVGLSGIFSAVMRTGGAGDRTPDQVDETLETLAASVSVSTDNLFTSVAFNTLTENLDQVLQIWVDVLLRPRFAQDRVDLEKGRALEAIRRRNDQPTQIAVREFVRRINEGHPAGRISSTASIQSITRDDLLAFHQRFFKPNGAVLAVTGDFNTQEMVARLERTLQGWARGEVSLPTFAPPSPKPGIYFVQKETNQSVIYMGNPTVTAFAPGYSELDLASRVLGDGFNSRLFLEVRTKRGLAYATGGAQTQGFGWPGFFYGASISRVEKTAEVIELMLAQFRDLRQRPVSQEELELFRNNILNAEVFRFTSKQAVAERIARTQLLGLPDDYYEQYVRQIQAATPADLQRVMQQYVRPEQFVIVVVGDQRQFDKPLSSLGNVIEVPLE, from the coding sequence ATGAAAGCGATATGGAGTTTGTTGCTGGCGCTTCTGACGCTGGGCCTGGCCCAGGGCGTACCGGCCGACTGGCCCGACCCCTTCAAGATGCAGTTCCAGCGGTTGCAGCCGACCGCCATCCAGCCCACCCGCGTCCAGCTTTCCAACGGCCTGACGGTTCTGCTGATTGAAGACCGCAGCCTGCCCTTCGTGAACGGGCGCATCTACCTGCGGGCCGGCTCGATTTACGAACCCGAGGACAAAGTGGGCCTGAGCGGGATTTTCTCCGCGGTGATGCGCACCGGCGGGGCCGGGGATCGCACCCCCGACCAGGTGGACGAAACCCTGGAGACCCTGGCCGCTTCGGTGAGCGTGAGCACCGACAACCTCTTTACCTCGGTGGCCTTCAACACCCTGACCGAGAACCTCGATCAGGTCTTGCAGATCTGGGTCGATGTGCTGCTGCGCCCGCGCTTCGCCCAGGATCGGGTTGACCTCGAGAAGGGCCGGGCTTTGGAGGCCATCCGCCGCCGCAACGACCAGCCCACCCAGATTGCCGTGCGGGAGTTCGTGCGCCGCATCAACGAGGGCCACCCCGCGGGGCGCATCAGCAGCACGGCCTCGATCCAGTCCATCACCCGCGACGATCTGCTGGCCTTCCACCAGCGCTTCTTCAAGCCCAACGGGGCGGTGCTGGCCGTTACCGGCGACTTCAACACCCAGGAGATGGTAGCCAGGCTCGAGCGCACCCTGCAGGGCTGGGCGCGGGGCGAGGTCAGCCTGCCCACCTTTGCGCCGCCCAGCCCCAAGCCCGGCATCTACTTTGTACAGAAGGAGACCAACCAGAGCGTCATTTACATGGGCAACCCCACGGTGACGGCCTTTGCCCCCGGCTACAGCGAGCTGGATCTGGCCAGCCGGGTGCTGGGGGATGGCTTCAATAGCCGGCTCTTCCTGGAAGTCCGCACCAAGCGCGGCCTGGCCTACGCCACCGGCGGGGCCCAGACCCAGGGCTTCGGCTGGCCGGGCTTTTTCTACGGGGCCTCTATTTCCCGCGTCGAAAAGACCGCCGAGGTCATCGAGCTGATGCTGGCCCAGTTCCGCGACCTGCGCCAGCGCCCGGTGAGCCAGGAGGAGCTCGAGCTCTTCCGCAACAACATCCTCAACGCCGAGGTCTTCCGCTTTACCTCCAAACAGGCGGTGGCTGAGCGCATCGCCCGCACGCAACTGCTGGGCCTGCCCGATGACTACTACGAGCAGTACGTGCGCCAGATTCAGGCCGCCACCCCGGCCGATTTGCAGCGGGTGATGCAGCAGTATGTGCGCCCGGAGCAGTTCGTGATTGTGGTGGTGGGCGACCAGCGCCAGTTCGACAAGCCGCTCTCGAGCCTGGGCAACGTAATCGAAGTGCCGCTGGAATAA
- a CDS encoding cysteine desulfurase family protein, translated as MIYLDYAATTPLDPEVRAAMEGVLEEYGNPSSIHQLGRRARSLLEEGRERLARALGAKPREVVLTAGGSEADALALYGVALARGRGHLVSTAVEHSAVLQALKNLERLGFEVTLLQPDRHGLIYPEQVAEALRPATILVSVMAVNNELGTLYPVREIAEVCHARGVLLHTDAVQAMGTVPCQVETLGADLISLAAHKFYGPKGVGALYVRKGVELFPIIPGKQEQGYRGGTENLPAVYGQGLAAEKAAARLAEESRRLLALRERLEAGLLAVPGVLLNGHPTLRSPKHVNVTVRGADGEGLLLNLDLLGVAVSSGSACSSGSLEPSHVLLAIGRSKEEARASVRFSLGRYTTEAEVDQAVQAFAEAVERSRVYT; from the coding sequence ATGATCTACCTCGATTACGCAGCCACCACCCCCCTGGATCCCGAGGTCAGGGCGGCGATGGAGGGGGTGCTGGAGGAGTACGGCAACCCCAGCTCAATTCACCAGCTTGGCCGGCGGGCCCGCAGCCTGCTGGAGGAGGGTCGCGAACGGCTGGCCCGGGCCCTGGGTGCCAAACCCCGGGAGGTGGTGCTTACCGCTGGCGGCAGTGAGGCCGACGCCCTGGCCCTGTACGGGGTGGCCCTGGCCCGGGGCCGGGGGCACCTGGTCAGCACCGCGGTGGAGCATTCGGCGGTCTTGCAGGCCCTGAAGAACCTCGAGCGCCTGGGTTTCGAGGTGACCCTGCTTCAGCCCGACCGACACGGCCTCATCTACCCCGAGCAGGTGGCCGAGGCTCTGCGGCCTGCGACCATTCTGGTTTCGGTAATGGCCGTCAACAACGAGCTGGGCACCCTCTACCCGGTTCGGGAGATCGCCGAAGTCTGCCATGCGCGGGGCGTGCTCTTGCACACCGACGCCGTGCAGGCCATGGGCACCGTGCCCTGCCAGGTGGAGACCCTGGGGGCCGATCTCATCTCCCTGGCCGCGCACAAGTTTTACGGCCCCAAAGGGGTGGGGGCCTTGTATGTGCGCAAAGGGGTGGAGCTATTTCCGATTATCCCGGGTAAGCAGGAGCAGGGGTATCGGGGCGGCACTGAGAACCTGCCAGCGGTGTATGGCCAGGGGCTGGCTGCAGAAAAGGCAGCGGCACGGCTGGCTGAAGAATCGCGGCGGCTTCTGGCTTTGCGTGAGCGGCTCGAGGCCGGGCTTCTGGCCGTACCCGGTGTACTGCTCAATGGACATCCCACCCTGCGCAGCCCCAAGCACGTCAACGTAACGGTGCGGGGGGCCGATGGGGAGGGCTTATTGCTCAACCTCGATCTGCTGGGGGTGGCGGTGTCTTCGGGCTCGGCCTGTAGCAGCGGGAGCCTCGAGCCCTCCCATGTGCTGCTGGCGATTGGGCGCAGCAAGGAAGAGGCCAGGGCCTCGGTGCGCTTCAGCCTGGGGCGCTATACCACCGAGGCCGAGGTGGATCAGGCGGTCCAGGCCTTTGCCGAGGCCGTGGAGCGCTCGAGGGTTTACACATAG
- a CDS encoding MbnP family protein has protein sequence MKKGWLVFLLLLSAHALAVPVEIKVNLRVGDRPLQWGQTYQTPQGQRYQIDLLKFYISEVALVRPDGREVRADGLALAEFKRDGPTQGVSVMRLDVPAGQYRGLRFNVGVPRELNHLDAGTQQLPLGVNSGMYWAWNPGYIFYRLEGTALLPEGNQKWVIHMGTDTFRIPVRLHDLQTRRVQINIPPGGGVIVLNLDVARAFEPGPGGVFVDWRKQPLRQLHGLSPETSLLMSVVYFNMQTAFSLAQ, from the coding sequence ATGAAAAAGGGCTGGCTAGTGTTTTTGCTGCTGTTGAGCGCCCACGCGCTGGCTGTGCCGGTTGAGATAAAGGTGAATTTGCGGGTGGGGGACAGGCCCTTGCAATGGGGGCAGACCTACCAGACCCCTCAGGGCCAGCGCTACCAGATTGACCTGCTGAAGTTTTACATTTCCGAGGTGGCCCTGGTGCGCCCGGATGGCCGCGAGGTGCGCGCCGACGGCCTGGCCCTGGCCGAGTTCAAGCGGGATGGCCCTACCCAGGGGGTGAGCGTCATGAGACTGGACGTGCCGGCGGGGCAGTACCGGGGCCTGCGCTTCAATGTGGGCGTGCCGCGTGAACTCAACCACCTTGACGCGGGCACCCAGCAGCTACCCCTGGGGGTAAACTCCGGCATGTACTGGGCCTGGAATCCCGGCTACATCTTCTACAGGCTCGAGGGCACCGCCTTACTCCCTGAGGGCAACCAAAAATGGGTGATCCACATGGGCACCGACACCTTTCGTATCCCGGTGCGCCTGCACGACCTCCAGACCCGGCGGGTGCAGATCAACATCCCGCCCGGTGGGGGGGTTATTGTGCTCAACCTGGATGTGGCCCGGGCTTTTGAGCCGGGGCCGGGCGGGGTTTTTGTGGACTGGCGCAAGCAGCCCCTGCGCCAACTGCACGGCCTGAGCCCCGAGACCAGCCTGCTGATGTCGGTGGTTTACTTCAACATGCAGACGGCCTTTTCGCTGGCCCAGTAG
- a CDS encoding metal ABC transporter ATP-binding protein, translating into MAAPAVEIEQYSVRFGEFQALQEVSLEVPEGAFVAMVGPNGAGKSTLLKALLGLERGSMRDGPTRVTGRIRVFGHPPREVPPGWVGYVPQVKGFDRSFPALAIEVVVSGLRRHWPFRIGREERRQASEVLEKVGALHLASRRLGGLSGGELQRVYLARSLIRQPRLLLLDEPATGVDVVGEADLYRHLEAYQAERGATILMITHDWEAAQHHASAVLVLNRRVVGYGPPEKVLCHECLSQAFGHVGHAHQVVLGGR; encoded by the coding sequence ATGGCCGCGCCGGCGGTGGAGATTGAGCAGTATTCGGTGCGCTTTGGCGAGTTCCAGGCGCTGCAAGAGGTGAGCCTCGAGGTGCCCGAAGGGGCCTTCGTGGCCATGGTGGGCCCCAACGGGGCCGGCAAGAGCACCCTGCTCAAGGCCCTGCTGGGCCTCGAGCGGGGTTCCATGCGCGACGGCCCCACCCGGGTCACGGGCCGCATCCGGGTCTTTGGCCACCCCCCCCGCGAGGTGCCGCCCGGTTGGGTGGGCTATGTGCCGCAGGTCAAGGGCTTCGACCGCAGCTTTCCGGCCCTGGCCATCGAGGTGGTGGTCTCGGGCCTGCGGCGGCACTGGCCCTTCCGGATTGGCCGCGAGGAACGTAGGCAGGCCAGCGAGGTGCTGGAGAAAGTGGGGGCCCTGCACCTGGCCAGCCGCCGGCTGGGCGGGCTCTCGGGGGGCGAGCTGCAGCGGGTCTACCTGGCCCGGAGCCTGATCCGCCAGCCCCGGCTGCTGCTGCTGGATGAGCCCGCCACCGGGGTGGATGTGGTGGGGGAGGCCGACCTGTACCGCCACCTCGAGGCCTACCAAGCCGAGCGCGGCGCCACCATCCTGATGATCACCCACGACTGGGAAGCCGCCCAGCACCACGCCTCGGCGGTGCTGGTGCTCAACCGGCGGGTGGTGGGCTACGGCCCCCCTGAGAAAGTGCTCTGCCACGAGTGCCTCAGCCAGGCCTTTGGGCACGTGGGTCATGCCCACCAGGTGGTTCTGGGGGGGCGCTAG
- a CDS encoding metal ABC transporter permease, whose amino-acid sequence MLEALQLPFMQRALLAGLLVGGLASYLGVLVVQRRLSFLGDGLAHAAFAGVALGLLLQQEPLWVAIPFAVGIALLITWVREQSSLGDDTAIGIFFAVSVALGVLFMSLRQGFAPDAVAYLFGSILTVTPTDLQVMGLLALLMLLLAPLWRYWAYATFDRELALADRLPVLRHDYLLSALIALVVVVSVKVVGVVLIAAFVVIPAATARLLSQTFAAMTVSAILIGTLSVLPGLVAAYALDVPAGSAIVLAQALLFGLALALRR is encoded by the coding sequence ATGCTCGAGGCGCTTCAACTTCCCTTTATGCAACGGGCCCTGCTGGCCGGCCTCCTGGTGGGCGGGCTGGCCAGCTACCTGGGCGTCTTGGTGGTACAGCGCCGCCTCTCCTTTCTAGGGGATGGCCTGGCCCACGCCGCTTTTGCCGGCGTCGCGCTGGGTCTGCTGCTCCAGCAGGAGCCCCTCTGGGTGGCTATTCCCTTTGCGGTGGGAATTGCCTTGCTCATCACCTGGGTTCGCGAGCAAAGCAGCCTGGGCGACGATACCGCTATCGGGATATTTTTTGCCGTCTCGGTGGCGCTGGGGGTGCTTTTTATGTCCCTGCGGCAGGGCTTCGCTCCGGACGCCGTGGCCTACCTTTTCGGCTCTATCCTGACCGTCACCCCGACCGACCTACAGGTGATGGGGCTGCTGGCCCTGTTAATGCTGCTCCTGGCCCCGTTGTGGCGCTACTGGGCCTACGCCACCTTCGACCGCGAACTGGCCCTGGCCGACCGCCTGCCGGTGCTCCGGCACGACTACCTGCTCTCGGCCCTGATAGCCCTGGTGGTGGTGGTCTCGGTCAAGGTGGTGGGCGTTGTCCTGATCGCCGCGTTTGTGGTGATTCCGGCGGCCACTGCCCGCCTCCTCAGCCAGACCTTTGCTGCCATGACCGTATCGGCCATCCTGATCGGTACGCTATCGGTGCTGCCGGGCCTGGTGGCGGCGTACGCGCTGGATGTGCCAGCCGGCAGCGCCATTGTGCTTGCGCAGGCCTTGCTGTTTGGGCTGGCACTGGCCTTGCGCCGCTAG
- a CDS encoding long-chain-fatty-acid--CoA ligase: MSKPWLKHYDKGVPADVQVPEVPLWQLLADSVKKYPDHVALEFMGKVIGYRQLWESVLKFAGALKAQGVGPGDRVAIMLPNSPQFVIAFYGTLVAGGVCVNINPLYTPRELRHQLADAGAETLVILDMLWPRYAEIEAEVPVKRVFTTGIQDYLPFPKNLLFPLKARREKRWVNLPQHPKRLDFSKALRSATPLTEPYPAKPDDVALLQYTGGTTGLSKGAMLTHRNLVANTYQSLAWGGDEVKALEGKGVMLGAIPFFHVYGMTVAMNYGLAAGYKLVLLPRPEVKPCIEAIEKHGVTHFPGVPTLYIGFINFPGIEKRKVGTVKVCISGSAALPVEVAKKFEALTGGKLVEGYGLTEAAPCTHCNPLSGQRKMGSIGIPMPGVDAKILDENLHELPPGEVGELAVRGPNIMLGYWQRPDETSKTIKIDWLLTGDMARMDEDGYFYIVDRKKDMIIAGGYNIYPREVEEVLFAHPGVAEAAVVGLPDEYRGETVAAFIVPKPGVNLTQEELDKYCRENLAAYKVPRIYEFRSELPKSAVGKVLRRELREAALKERQKVGS, from the coding sequence ATGAGCAAACCTTGGCTAAAACACTACGACAAAGGCGTCCCCGCGGATGTGCAGGTGCCCGAGGTGCCCCTCTGGCAACTGTTGGCCGACAGCGTCAAAAAGTATCCCGATCACGTGGCCCTCGAGTTCATGGGCAAGGTCATCGGCTACCGGCAACTGTGGGAATCGGTGCTGAAGTTCGCCGGGGCGCTCAAGGCCCAGGGGGTGGGCCCGGGCGACCGGGTCGCCATCATGCTGCCCAACAGCCCCCAGTTTGTGATCGCCTTTTACGGCACCCTGGTTGCCGGCGGCGTGTGCGTCAATATCAACCCCCTCTACACACCGCGCGAGCTACGCCACCAGCTCGCCGATGCCGGGGCCGAAACCCTAGTGATCCTGGATATGCTCTGGCCCCGGTACGCCGAAATAGAGGCCGAAGTACCGGTCAAGCGCGTCTTTACCACCGGCATCCAGGACTACCTGCCCTTCCCCAAAAACCTGCTTTTCCCGCTCAAGGCCCGGCGGGAAAAACGCTGGGTGAACCTGCCACAACACCCCAAACGGCTGGACTTTAGCAAAGCCCTGCGCAGTGCCACCCCACTTACTGAGCCTTACCCCGCCAAGCCCGACGATGTGGCCCTCCTGCAGTACACCGGGGGTACGACAGGACTGTCCAAAGGAGCCATGCTCACCCACCGCAACCTGGTGGCTAACACCTACCAGAGCCTGGCCTGGGGTGGCGACGAGGTGAAGGCGCTCGAGGGCAAGGGGGTTATGCTGGGCGCCATCCCTTTTTTCCACGTTTACGGCATGACCGTAGCCATGAACTACGGCCTGGCCGCTGGGTACAAACTGGTGCTGCTGCCGCGCCCCGAGGTCAAGCCCTGCATCGAGGCCATCGAAAAGCACGGGGTTACCCATTTCCCTGGCGTCCCCACACTCTACATCGGCTTCATCAACTTTCCCGGCATCGAGAAGCGCAAGGTGGGCACAGTCAAGGTCTGCATCTCTGGTTCGGCAGCGCTGCCGGTGGAGGTGGCTAAAAAGTTCGAGGCCCTCACCGGTGGCAAGCTGGTGGAAGGCTATGGCCTCACCGAAGCGGCCCCCTGCACCCACTGCAACCCCCTGTCCGGGCAGCGGAAAATGGGCAGCATCGGCATTCCCATGCCGGGCGTTGATGCCAAGATTTTAGACGAGAACCTGCACGAACTACCCCCGGGCGAAGTGGGTGAGCTGGCCGTTCGAGGGCCCAATATCATGCTGGGCTACTGGCAACGCCCCGACGAGACCAGCAAGACCATCAAGATCGACTGGCTCCTGACCGGCGATATGGCCCGGATGGACGAGGATGGCTACTTCTACATCGTGGATCGCAAGAAGGACATGATTATCGCGGGGGGCTACAACATCTACCCACGCGAGGTAGAAGAGGTGCTGTTTGCCCACCCCGGTGTGGCCGAGGCCGCCGTGGTGGGGCTGCCCGACGAGTACCGCGGCGAGACCGTGGCGGCTTTCATTGTGCCCAAACCCGGCGTCAACCTTACCCAGGAAGAGCTGGACAAATACTGCCGCGAGAACCTGGCGGCCTACAAGGTTCCGCGCATCTACGAGTTCCGCAGCGAACTGCCCAAGAGCGCAGTGGGTAAGGTGCTGCGCCGCGAGCTGCGCGAGGCCGCCCTCAAGGAGCGCCAGAAGGTGGGCAGCTAG
- a CDS encoding RrF2 family transcriptional regulator produces MWVSTKAQYGLRALVEIGLRQPQAVPLKDVAEAQGISLHYLEQIAAQLRRAGFIRSVRGARGGYRLGRPSEHIDALEVVEALEGSLAPVICLDDPELCWQTGHCSTETLWKRVDEAMRGVLRSTTLKDLIEERRLIESRKLVQLEPAMPAEPGEGTRPA; encoded by the coding sequence ATGTGGGTCTCGACCAAAGCGCAGTATGGGCTGCGGGCCCTGGTGGAGATTGGCTTGCGGCAGCCGCAGGCGGTGCCCCTCAAGGATGTGGCCGAAGCCCAGGGCATTAGCCTGCACTACCTCGAGCAGATCGCGGCCCAGCTTCGCCGGGCGGGGTTTATCCGCAGTGTTCGGGGGGCCCGTGGTGGTTATAGGCTGGGTCGTCCCAGCGAACACATCGATGCCCTGGAAGTGGTGGAGGCTTTGGAGGGGAGCCTGGCCCCGGTCATCTGCCTGGACGACCCCGAGCTGTGCTGGCAGACCGGGCACTGCTCCACCGAAACCCTCTGGAAGAGAGTAGACGAAGCCATGCGGGGGGTTTTGCGGAGCACCACCCTGAAAGACCTGATTGAAGAGCGCCGGCTGATTGAGTCGCGCAAGCTGGTGCAGCTCGAGCCCGCCATGCCCGCAGAACCGGGAGAGGGCACCCGCCCCGCCTAG
- a CDS encoding M16 family metallopeptidase: protein MVKRLVWLLLLVLLLPGALAQQLREQIRKYTLENGLRVLMVPDKTAPVIHFNLMFDVGGVDEAPGLGGIAHMVEHMAFKGTPSIGSLDWPREKAALEAIDKARAELDRAIANRASQGEIERLTAAFNQAREEAKKLALPNPIDQLFTNNGEQGLNASTGYDRTDYRVSLPSNRLELYLRVYADVLLNAVFRSFYEEVDVVLEERRQRSENDPNGALSEAFLRAAFQVHPYGRPLIGSREEIQGYRVDKAMEFWKTHYHPNRAVLVLVGDVEPERDIQLVRRYMGAVPRGPERPNLSIPAEPPQTAERRTSIEYNAQPSLLIGFHKPTYPNREAYVMDVIDSILTEGRTSRLFRRLVIQEQAALNVSSSSASPGFRYPNLFTISAQPRAPRTTQDLERLIYEELERLKNEPVSPQELQKVRNQTRAAYLRVLQGGPGLAQALAFYELFFGGYQRIFEEEAIYNTITAEEIQQVARKYFTPENRTVATLISRGGSR, encoded by the coding sequence ATGGTGAAAAGACTGGTCTGGTTGCTCTTGCTGGTGCTGCTGCTGCCAGGGGCTTTGGCCCAGCAGCTCCGTGAGCAGATCCGCAAATACACCCTCGAGAACGGCCTGCGCGTGCTGATGGTGCCCGACAAGACCGCCCCGGTGATCCACTTCAACCTGATGTTCGACGTGGGCGGGGTGGACGAGGCCCCCGGCCTGGGGGGGATCGCCCACATGGTCGAGCACATGGCCTTCAAGGGTACGCCCAGCATTGGGAGCCTGGACTGGCCCAGGGAAAAAGCGGCCCTCGAGGCCATCGACAAAGCCCGCGCCGAGCTGGATCGGGCCATTGCCAACCGGGCTTCGCAGGGGGAGATAGAGCGGCTGACGGCAGCGTTCAACCAGGCCCGCGAGGAGGCCAAGAAACTGGCCCTGCCCAACCCCATTGACCAGCTCTTCACCAACAACGGCGAGCAGGGCCTGAACGCCTCCACCGGCTACGACCGCACCGATTACCGGGTCTCGCTGCCCTCCAACCGCCTCGAGCTCTACCTGCGGGTCTATGCCGATGTGCTGCTCAACGCGGTCTTCCGCAGCTTCTACGAGGAGGTCGACGTGGTGCTGGAGGAGCGTCGCCAGCGCAGCGAGAACGACCCCAACGGGGCCTTGAGCGAGGCCTTCCTGCGCGCGGCCTTCCAGGTGCACCCCTATGGCCGCCCCCTGATTGGCAGCCGCGAGGAGATTCAGGGCTACCGGGTGGACAAGGCCATGGAGTTCTGGAAGACCCACTACCACCCCAACCGGGCGGTGCTGGTGCTGGTGGGGGATGTGGAGCCGGAGCGCGACATCCAGTTGGTGCGCCGCTACATGGGGGCCGTGCCCAGAGGCCCCGAGCGGCCCAACCTGAGCATCCCCGCCGAGCCGCCTCAGACCGCCGAGCGCCGCACCAGCATCGAGTACAACGCCCAGCCCAGCCTGCTGATTGGCTTCCACAAGCCCACCTACCCCAACCGCGAGGCCTACGTGATGGACGTGATTGACTCCATCCTCACCGAGGGCCGCACCAGCCGGCTCTTCCGCCGCCTGGTCATCCAGGAGCAGGCGGCCCTGAACGTGAGCTCGAGCTCGGCCTCGCCGGGTTTCCGCTACCCCAACCTGTTCACCATCTCGGCCCAGCCGCGCGCCCCCCGCACCACCCAGGACCTGGAGCGCCTGATTTACGAGGAGCTCGAGCGGCTCAAGAACGAGCCGGTGAGCCCGCAGGAGCTGCAAAAAGTGCGCAACCAGACCCGCGCGGCCTACCTGCGGGTGCTGCAAGGTGGGCCGGGGCTGGCCCAGGCCCTGGCCTTCTACGAGCTGTTCTTTGGCGGCTACCAGCGCATCTTCGAGGAGGAGGCCATCTACAACACCATCACCGCCGAGGAAATCCAGCAGGTCGCCCGCAAATACTTCACCCCAGAAAACCGCACCGTAGCCACCCTGATTAGCCGGGGAGGTAGCCGATGA